GCCACTCCAGTGGTGGACGGCGCCTTGAGTTTTCGGGTACCGGATAGGAGAGATCCGAATTCGATCGCCGCCATCTTCAGAACTTCCGGAAGCTGCTTCGAATCATCGGGATAAATATAGCGGCCAAAGTACATTCCCTCCTCATTCGAACCGACCTCCATCGGATTGCCGTTGGCATCGAGTGGCTGCATCGTCAGATCGCAAACAATGACGCCGGGCTTCGGCACCAATTGAAATGACGATTGAGGGACTGGTTGGTTGATTTCGCAGGAGACGACCTCGTATCGTTGTCGAAGCGTTGGCTTGCCTCGAAGTTCTCTCGGCGCGGAATCGTTCCCAAACCAGGTGATCGTGATGGATTGCGGCATCCAGAAGCTGGCAGCGACTTGACGCAGATCGTGATACTCTCGATCAGACTGAATTGGACTGGCCGTCGTCCAGCGACGAACTGCGAAACCGGCATTACGGTCGAGCCAGAATTGATTTTTGTCTGACGACTTGATGACCAGGCAGTCAGCGCCATCCAGAAGCTCATGGTTCGCGACAACCTGCCACTTTCCAGTTGCCAACAAGTCGGGCAGCCGGAATTTCGCTCGTTGCAGGTGGTCGAGGGGAACCTTGGCTCCGGTGATGCCATAGAGCATCAGATCGAGATAGTTAAAGTTCCCCTCATAAAAAAATTCCTGCGTTTTGAGGTGAGATGGCTTCTGGATATTGTGCTGTGGCCTTAACGAACGATCTTCCGCGCTGAAGTTCATGCGTCCTCCACGGCTGTTATCCAGCAAAACGTCTCCGTTGAAAACTCGAACCGACTCGCGAGTTTCCGTCGGTGTCTCGGGAAGCTGTTCGGTGATCTCTCGATACGTCGGGATCGTGATTCGTTCCGACAGGGGATACAGTCCAGGATGTTTTTGGTGGAGTTGGTTCATGACTCCGTTGAAAGTCTTTCCTTTCCGCTGACGGTTCAGCATGACTTTGTCTGCATCAATGACCAGCGTCGTGCGGTCGCCCTCAAGCTTGATCAGACTGTCGGCGTCCTTGAAAGCTGTGTAATAAACTTCCGGATCAGTCAAAACCTCGGAATCGGACTTTGTGACCAGCTGCAGCGACTTGATGGCGGCGTAGTTTTTGCGATACGTGGCCGCAACTTCTTCGAAAGGTGCGACCAACTTTTTCGAAGCCGACTCGGGCTGCGTGTTGTCGGCCGGAAACTGAGTGGTGATGCCGGCTGCAAGTGCCGTGGTCGCGGCGACGCCAATGATCGCCGCTTTGCCAACGGCAAACGATTGGCCGACCGAACTGAATAGTGCTTTGAATTGTGCAAACACGTTGCCCATCGTGGTAACCGCAACGGGATTGACGGTCGAAGCCGCAGTCAACGTCGATGCAATCAACGACGTCGGCAGGGCGGCCGAGGCGGCATTCTGTGACAGCAACACGGTGAGTGTTGCCGACGAAAACACCAGACCTTGTCGAGTAAGACGGTTGGCCAACAGTTTTCGAGCGCGCATTAATCGAGTCGAGATCGTTGCCTCGGGACAATTGAGTTGATTGGCGGCTTCACGTTGCGTCATCCCAGCAATGTCACACAGCAGGACGGGCAGACGGTAAATCTCAGGCAGTTTGTCCAATTCTTGATCCAGAATCGGTTCAAGATCGCCCCAAAGGTTCTTTTCGGTGGTCGACGGTTCAGGAATCTCGGACATTCGTAGTTCCTTTTGTACTCGGGCATCGACCTTTGACTTTGCCCTGAGTGCCGTGCGATAAGCGACGCGATGTAACCAGATGGCGAGCGTTTCTCCATGTCGGATCTCCCCGGCGTGGCGGGCGAGTGACATAAACGTCGACTGAAAGATATCTTCGGCGTCGTGATGGTTTGAAAGAATTCGCTGGCAGACCCCGAATACGAATGGCCCGAAGCGCCGAGTCAGCTGTTCAAAGGCCGTCTGATCTCGACGTTCGACGAAGGCCTTTAGCAGTTGGTCGGTCGTCGCTTCGGATTCGCCAGAAGGCGGATCGATGCTTTCCAGTGTCAGTCCCGACTTTTCCATCAATTTCGCCCAGGCTTGAACAACTGAAATAACTGGAACAGGCGCATCTAGTTCCACATATTTCCAGTAGCCGTGTACACACTTAACAACCAGGAATGATTCACCATGGTCGCGATGCACCGCGCCCTACTGCTGTGGCAATCGAACAACCGATACTGATATAGAGCCATCGTGACGCACCATTCTTGCATTTTTCCCCGCGAATTTGAGAGATTCACTCTAAAAGACAGCCGCGTCCGGTGCAGGCGAGAGCTTGACTCGACGAAGGACGGCTCTTGAAGAATAGTCGAGTTGACAGGACACCGTTAGAACATTTTTGGCCAGCGTTTACGGCTGGGATGCGGGTTTGTGGCGACGGATCGAGAACGGAATCCCTGTCCTTCAATAACGTTGTGCCTCTGCGGTATGGGCGGGTCGAGCGCCCCGGTTGGGTAAATCACCGACGATTCGCGTGAAGCCGCGTCCCAATCCACTCAACGAGGCGAGGCTTCCCATTAAGCTCGGCGATCTCTTGGGCCGTGCGTCCGTCTGCGTCGCGGGCCAACAGGTCAGCTCCCGCTTCAACAAGCAGTGCCAGAGTCTTCGGCACCGTGTTTCTCTCGGCCGCATAATGGATGGCCGTTCGCCCACTGGAACTGTGCGCATTAACATCTGCACCGTGCCCGATTAACCACGCCACAGTACGATGATCGCCTTGATTTGCGAATGCTTGCAGAAGAGTGCGTCCTGTGCCAACTCCATGATCGATTGCAAGGCCGTGGGATACGAGCGCTTCGGCGACATCATACGCCCCTCGGCCGTGACGTTGAAGATGGCCCAGCGCGGCCGGGAGACACGCATCTGTGGCTGCGGCTCCGTGATCCAGGAGCCAGCGGACAAGCATAAGGCTTTCAGAAGACCAGCACGCGCAGAACAGAGGCGTCGCGTCACCAATACCTCGATAACACGCAAGCGCATTCAAATCGGCACCATGTTCGGCGAGAGTCATTGCCGCTTGCGCCTGAACTGCCATTCGATCGTGCCCATGAGATTTCCAGTCGGATGCACACGCGACGTGCAGCGGGGTCACTCGACTGCTGGCCGGTTCCATATCCGCGGTGAGGCGTGCGTCTGCGCGAGCTCGCCTCAGCCTATTCGTCATTCCTTTTACATCCCCCATCGCCGCCATCGTGAAAATGTTACGCTCGATACCAGCTTGAAGGAGCGTCTCAGCTAGGGCGATATGACCTTCTCGCATCGTCTCGCAAATCCAGTCCCAATTCGCTGTTGTGCCGGCATCGAGCAGCTCTTGGACCATCTTCACGTCGCCGTGCAGGAGTGCTGCCGCTATGACCGTCGCTCGGGCTTTTCCTCGCGGGTGTTTGACTCCCGATCGGTAGCGTTCGCGCCGGCGGGCATTGATGCACGCCCGGCAAGTGCGAGCGAGCCCGTCGGCTGTCTGTGCCGAGCCATTAAAGTCTGCGGCCGGCAGCCTCTTCCCACATGCAGCGCAAGTCTTGTTGTCAATCATTTTCAGGGAATTGTAGCGGGGCAGATTCAGAAGGAGAACGTGAGGTAGACGTCACGCCATCCACGATCTGTCGATACACGAGTGTTCCGGAGCCGGGTAATCTGGATGTGTGAGATCTACATTTCATCACTATGCTTGTACTAGAGAGCATTTCATAACCGCCTCATTGTAATGAGCGCGCAGNNNNNNNNNNNNNNNNNNNNNNNNNNNNNNNNNNNNNNNNNNNNNNNNNNNNNNNNNNNNNNNNNNNNNNNNNNNNNNNNNNNNNNNNNNNNNNNNNNNNNNNNNNNNNNNNNNNNNNNNNNNNNNNNNNNNNNNNNNNNNNNNNNNNNNNNNNNNNNNNNNNNNNNNNNNNNNNNNNNNNNNNNNNNNNNNNNNNNNNNNNNNNNNNNNNNNNNNNNNNNNNNNNNNNNNNNNNNNNNNNNNNNNNNNNNNNNNNNNNNNNNNNNNNNNNNNNNNNNNNNNNNNNNNNNNNNNNNNNNNNNNNNNNNNNNNNNNNNNNNNNNNNNNNNNNNNNNNNNNNNNNNNNNNNNNNNNNNNNNNNNNNNNNNNNNNNNNNNNNNNNNNNNNNNNNNNNNNNNNNNNNNNNNNNNNNNNNNNNNNNNNNNNNNNNNNNNNNNNNNNNNNNNNNNNNNNNNNNNNNNNNNNNNNNNNNNNNNNNNNNNNNNNNNNNNNNNNNNNNNNNNNNNNNNNNNNNNNNNNNNNNNNNTAACCTTGTACGAGCCCCCACACCATAGACATTCTGTTAATCATCCGCTTTCCGAAAAAGCGGCCAATCAATTTTGTGCCTCGCCGCGACGAGTCTCTTCGATTGCGGGCGACAGAGCCTTTCGATTTGGGTGAAGCACTGCAACATTGCCGACCGGTACCCGTTCAGATTCAGCCGTTGATTTCCCACTCTGGCCTTGTCAGTTGGAGCTCCCGGACGCTTGCATCCAACACATGTTTTTTCATCTGGTTGGTCTTGACCAACAATCAAAAGAGGCAGTAGTAACCCCAAGACAAATGGTCTTTCTGGATCGAGCCTACGGGCTGTCGAAGGAGTCGAGCAACTTGGTCTCACTGCAACTTTTCCGCGTCGCGTATCGTTTGAGAGCCTTCGCATTCATCGTCGCAATTGGAACGCAATCATGGGCCCTGGCGGATCAGCCTGCCACGGACTTCGACCGCGATGTCGGCAAGATCGAGTTCATCGGCAACACCGTTTTTTCCGCTGACGAACTTCGGCAGGCCCTATTGGATGACCCCCAAGTCCAGTTTGCAACACGACCCTTTTGTTCGCTCGAGACCTTTCAGAGAACGCTGGAACAGCGGTTGACGGCCGGTTATCTCCAATACGGTTATTCGAAACCTAAAATTGACGTTCACCAAAACGATCAAATCTCGAATGTCACCATCGAAATCGACGTCGGCGCCAAATTTCACGCGGGTCGCTTGGAAGTCACGGGGTCCGACCACATCTCGGCTCGAGCGCTCGAAGACTGGATTCTCAATCCCCGCCCCAAATCGGATGCGATCCCGGTCCGTGCCGGAGCCGATGGAAAAACGACGCACTGGATCACGAGCGGCGGTGCGCCGAGTATGCTTGAAATCCCGTTGTGGAAACCAAATGACGCTGTTTCCTTTCACCCACCGAAGCGAGAGGAATGTCGGAAGGAAATCTTGCGATTCTGCCACGCACAGGGATTTTTTGAAGCCAACGTCACCGCCACCGTCCGGGAAGAGAATGATGGAACAGCGACACTTGTTGTCGCCGTTGACGACGAAGGACCGCGATCGTGTCTTGAAGAAATCCACATCGTCGGCCTGAAACGGAACCATCCCGAAGAACTGATCGAGTTTCTGCAGCTAAAGCGGGGAATGCCAGTCACAAAAACGTTGTACGCTGAATTGCAGTACAAGTTCTTCGAGTGCGGCAAGTATCTCGAACACAAAGTGAAATTTGAAACCGCAGGGGAAACGAATTTCTCGTTGCACATTGAGGTCTACGAGAACGAACTGGCCTCGCCACTGAATCAAAGGAGGTCCGATGCCGAAGAAGCCGCTTGTCGTCTGGCGAGCTGGCTGAACCGATTGAGCGAAGTTCAGGAAGACCTGATCATCGAATCGGTATCCAAACCCGGTCTGCGCATGCTCTGGTCCATCCGCAATCAAGTGCTGTTGGCGGAATATGTTCAACGACTACGGGCCGATGCCCCCATTCAATACGGGATCGCGGTGCTGGCGGACCAATCGGGAGTTGTCTTCAGCGCACTGCATCGTGGCGAGAATCTGATCGTTCCTCGATTCGATGGCCAGGTCAACATTTACGCCACTGCGACAACGAATCGGCCGAACAGGCATGGCGAAAGAACAAAACTCGCGATGGGAACCGGTGTGCACTCCGCGCCAGCCGGACAATTGCCGGTTTCTGCCGTCGTCTTGATACCACCAGCGTCAATGATTAGCGACTTCTTGAAATCCGGTCGGAACGTCACAATTCAAAACGGTCGAGTCCTTTGTACAGACGCCCAATTTCATCTGGAGATGGAGTTCGAAACGGGAAGACTGCTGGAATACGTCTTCGACAACGATGAATGGGGATCCATCCGTATTTCAACGGCCGTCGATCGATTGCCGTCGGCGATTGAAGAACATCATCGACGCGTGGACGGATTCAAATCCGTTTTCGAACCCCAACATCCCAGTACGTCCGTCGTGCGGTTCGGCTTGAATCTGATCGAACCTCTTTTTTTGCCCACGACAGTGTCCCGAAGAGCTTTCTCTGGGGCCAACCCATTCGATGACAATGATTCCGATGCGGAGATGGATTCGATTCCCGATGCTGACGCGCTTTGCGAATATTGGCAAAAAGTCGGTCGGATCGAACGTGGACTCAATGTCGCCCGTACGTTCGCGAAACCAGAGATTCTGCAACCATTCGATCTGCTTCTGGCCGAATTGATCCGTAGCATACATGAAAAAAATGGCGACAGATTCGCGACGCCGCAGGAAAACGATGCCCCATATGCGCCCGTCCTTCGCGCGTTTGAAAAAGTCGCCACCATGTTACTCGATCGGAAAAGTTGGGGTTACCGCGTTACGCGTGACTGGAGCCAGGCCGTCAATAACTGGCGAAGTCCTGAAGTGAAATTTATCTACACCGGACTGATCGCTGATCTGGAATCCGAGAAGCTGGGGCCTCTCGGCGCGTACTATTCAACGTTCATCGGCAAGATGACGAGTTCTCCCCAAAACGGCGACATGGCGCAGGCGGCGCTCAAGCATGTGACCCTGAGCAACGTGATACGCGACGCGAATCAACTGTTCACCCCCGATGCACCACTCACACAAATCCTGTCCAGCGTCATGAATTCGGTAGCGGACTGCTCTCCAGAAGAATGGGAGGATTTCGTATTTACGATGGCCTCTCAGGAATTCCAATCATTCGCTGTCGACGCGCACCGAGTCTGTTGCGAACACAAACAGAACCCCCAGGATTGGGTTTCCGATCTGATCGAACGGATGTACCCCGATGTCATCGAACGCGCATTGTGGTCCCATTTCATCAAGGCTCTGCCTCAGCAGAACCAAACAACTTCGACGCTGGATGGCAGAGAGCAGAACGACGTGTACGGAAAACCGCATTCGACGACGGATACCTCACCTAAGAGCGACGGCACACAAAGAGAAACATCTGAATTCACTTTCGATACGCTGCTGCCCAATCGGGTGAAATGAGACGAGGCGACAAGCTCGACACAACGTCATGGTGTTCTTGAATCCTTGCGAAGCCAGCGCCCGCTATTTCGACAGGCTGCTCTTGCTTGGTCAGGGCGAAAAAACGGGGATCGGGCGGTCAGGGCTGGACAAGCGACCGCGCTGGAGTCCCCGGGCTTCATCAAAGCCCTCTACCCCCTGCCACCCCAAGATTTCCCGGTGAAAATGCACTAGACTACCGACTGTCATCGTGGCCCTCTTTTTTATTGGAACCTGAATGCGGTCGATTCTGCTTTCGATTCTTGGTAGCTGTTTTGCATCAGTGGGATTCGCGGCTGCGCCCAATGAGGATCACTTTCCGCAGCCTCCCAACAAAAAAGGGCTGCAAGTTCAGATGATCGACGATGCGATCACACTCGGTGTGCATCATGCCGCACTGAACGTCGATCTCACGCAGTTGATTGACCCCACGGGTCAAGAAAATGGGCCGAAATGGACCGTCAACGGCAAGCAGTTCGCATTCTCACCCACTCAAGTGGCAGGGATTGATGACCGCGTTAAACCGCTCAGCGATCGCCAGATGGTCGTCACTCTGATACTGCTCACCTATGCGTCTCAAGACGAGAAGCGAAACCAGTTAATGCTGCATCCCCGCTATGCGCAGGGCGAAAAAATGGCGGGGCCGATTGCCATGTTCAATACGACGACCGCGAACGGAGCGGATGCTCTGCAAGCCTGCCTGGAATTTCTGGCCGACCGCTACAGTGTCGACCAGGGACATGGCCGGGTTTGGGGATACATCTGTGGAAACGAAGTGAACTCGCACTGGTTCTGGTCCAACATGGGCCACGTGACACCTGACGAGGTGATCACGGAGTACGAACGAGCCGTACGCCTAATTCATCGTGCCGTGCGAAAGTCGTCACGCGAGGCGCGCGTCTATATCTCGATGGACCACTTCTGGAATGAACGTTACGTGGCGGGGAGTGCCACGCAATGCTTGGGCGGTCGAGAGTTCCTTGATCGCTTCGCCACAAAGGTGAGCGAGAACGGCAACTTTGACTGGCATCTGGCGCACCATCCCTATCCAGAGCCGCTCACCGATCCTAGATTCTGGCGGGACAGCCTCCATGCCCCCCACAATAACCAGGCGCAATCGATCACGTTCCGCAATCTGGACGTGCTGATGGAATTTCTGCAGCTGGATCGACTGATGTTTGAAGGAAGGCCGCGGCGAGTGATCCTTTCGGAGCAAGGGTTCCACTGCAACGAACGCCGTCCACAGGGAGAACTTGAACAGGCATCCGCCTATGCCTTGGCCTACAAAGCCGTCGACAAGCTTCCCGGAATCGATGCATTTATCTTGCACCGCCACACCGACCATGCTCAGGAAGGAGGATTGAACCTGGGACTTTGGACAAACCGGCCGGGCCAGATTTGTACTCCTGATCGCAAACGAAAAATGTACGAAGTATTTCAGGCCGCCGGCACGCCGGATGAACAGCACATGTTTGAGTTTGCCTTGCCGATCATCGGTGCCGCTGATTGGGACGAAGCCCTGCGAAATCTCACGACCCCCTAGTGATGCGTGACTCGAGACGGGCTCTAGATTCATTCCTGAACCGTCTACGTACTGAATAGAAGACTTTCCGGCGGGAAGGTCATTCAGCGGCGTCTTGAGTTGCAGCAAAACTTATACTTCCGACCGCTCTGACACGGGCACGGTGCGTAAGGTTCCGTTCCAGGGTAAGTCTCGACACGCGGTTTGACTTCAAGTTGTTCTATAGCAATGAGGTACCGCTTGCGAGCCGTCGGTGCAAATGCGGGAACATCTCACGGTGCCGTTGGATCATGGGAACGAGCACGGATCGTTGAAACTCTTCAAATTCCACTTCATCCATCTGAAGAGATTCCCGCGTTTTGTCTAGACGTTTTTCCAATCCATCATCCGACAACAATGCAACATTGTAACAGAGTTGGCCCATCGCAGCGGCCTGCTTGACCTGTTCCATGGAACCATCTGTCTGATCGATCAATGGCTTTATGTAGTCTACTAATTCTTCTGCGATGCCTTCCATTTCATCATCTTTCGTTTGATTGCAACGAATGCTTTCCAAAGTCTCGGGCAACATCAATGGATACCGTCGACTCGATTTATCGGGTGGTTCTAAACGAGCGAAGTCGCAAATCAAAACGTTACATTTGATCCAATTGGATTTGCCCGGCGTTCTGACGAGCAGTGGACTGAAAGGGCGAAATGTTGACGAAGCTCACAGAATCCATTCTCACTCGCTCGACCTCGCACCGAAGTGTCGTCACCTCTCTCAAAAATGGAGCCACCAATGAGCCAGTCCGCATTGTCATGCCCCAAGTGCCAAGATGAAATGATTCAGGGATACGTACTGGACTACACCTATGGGGCGGTCCTGGTTTCGCAGTGGGCTGAAGGACAACCGCAAAATTCTTGGAGAGGAACACTCAAAGTCCCCATGAAAGAGTCGACGTCGTTCTTGCCAAGCATGAAATACCGCACGATTCCCGTGGCCACATTCCGTTGTCAGTCCTGTGGCTTCCTTGAATCGTATGCTCGCGAGGAATTCGCCGCGAAGTGAATTCGCGGCTCCCCCTATCCATCAGTATTTCACGCTCGGCCTCTCCCTTCCGCATGTCGCCGCCTATAATGTGATGATTTGGAAGCGTCACGGGAGGAACGGGATTGTGAATAGGAATTCAGTGGTTGCCGAACAGAATCCCGTGGGCTGGCGGTTCGACAACACGTACGCGCAACTGCCTGACGTTTTTTTCGCGCCGGCCAAACCGGTCACCGTCAGTTCGCCTCGCGTCGTGATTCTCAATCATCGATTGGCAGAGGAACTCGGCCTCGAACTCAATTCGATTTCACAGGAAGCCGCGGCGGCACTGTTCGCAGGCCAGGATCTGCCCAGCGGGTCACGACCGATTGCTCAGGCCTATGCGGGGCATCAATTTGGCAATTTCACGATGCTCGGTGATGGCCGCGCCATCCTGCTGGGCGAACACCGCTCGCGGTCTGGTCAACTCGTCGATATTCAGTTGAAGGGAGCCGGACAGACATCTTATTCCAGACGCGGCGATGGCCGTGCCGCTCTGGGACCGATGCTCCGTGAGTACATCATCAGCGAGGCAATGTTCGCACTCGGGATTCCGACCACCCGAAGTCTCGCCGTCGTCACGACGGGCGAACCTGTCTACCGTGAAACGAAGCTGCCAGGAGCGATCCTGACTCGCGTCGCCGCCAGTCACATTCGAGTCGGCACATTCGAGTACACGGCAGCCACTCAGAATGAGACGAATCTGCGAATCCTGGCAGACTACACAATCCACCGTCATTACCCGGAACTGGCAAACTCGCCAAGTCGGTATTCGGATTTCTTACGTGCGGTCGTGGACCGCCAGGCCGCACTCATCGCCCAATGGTTACTTGTCGGCTTCATCCATGGCGTGATGAATACCGACAACATGGCGATTTCCGGCGAGTCGATTGATTATGGCCCGTGTGCCTTCATGAACGCCTACCTTCCTGAAACGGTTTTCAGTTCGATCGACCGCTCCGGCCGGTACGCCTACGGGAATCAACCCGCGATTGCACAGTGGAATTTGACGCGTTTCGCTGAGACGCTGATACCACTCATCGCTCCAGAGCAGGAGCAGGCCATTGCCATTGCGACGGAGATCCTCAACGAATATCCGGCCTTGTTTGAACAATACAGACTGGCCGGGATGCGGACAAAGCTGGGACTTCAGAATGCCGAGACGGGGGATCTCGAGCTAGCTCAGTCCCTGCTTCGCTGGATGCAGAAAGTCGGTGCGGATTTCACAAAAACATTCCGCGATCTTTCAGAGACAGCATTGCCAATCGGAGACCGCTACGAAGATCCTGACTTCCAGGAATGGCAGTCTCAATGGCAGCATCGGCTCAGCCGCGAGAACCGGTCGAACGACGTCGCCCGCGCCGCGATGAGGGGCGTCAATCCCGCGATCATTCCTCGGAATCATCGAGTCGAAGAAGCACTCGCCGCCGTACAAGACCATAACGACCTATCGGTGCTGCAGCAACTGCTGGCCGCGTTGGCATCGCCCTATGAATCCCGCCCCGATTTCGAACGGTATCAAGAGGCTCCATCTGACGATGGCGGCTACCGAACATTCTGCGGCACATAGACACGTGACCCCAACACCTTGTTCACTCACGCCATGACGCCATTTCATTCGACGACGTCGGCATCGTGTTCGGATTTTGCCTCAACGGCAGCATGCAGTTCTTTCAAAGAACGGAGCTGGCGGATTTGGGGCCATTTCTTGGCAACGCCAACGACGACCAGGATGGTGCCGATACCGCCGCCCACGACAGACGCGATGGGGCCGAAGAGTTTCGCGGTGACGCCAGATTCTAGTCCCCCGAGTTCGTTGCTCGCGCCGATGAAGACCTGATTCACTGCCGAAACGCGACCACGCATGGTGTCTGGAGTCAATGATTGGACCAACGTCTGCCGGATGACCACGCTGATGTTGTCGCTGGCGCCGATGATGAACAGCATCACGAGACTTAACCAGAAGTCTTGTGACAGGCCAAAGACGATCGTCGCGGCACCAAAGGCGGCGACAGACCATAGCAGCGTTCGGCCAGCGCGCATCGTGGGGGTTCGATGTGCCTGAAGGACCGCCATCATGAATGCCCCCAGCGCTGGTGCAGCGCGCATCCAGCCGTAGCCAATCGATTGCACGCCGAGCCGTTCTGCGAATACCGGCAACAAATAAGTAGCACCTCCCAGCAGCACAGCCAAGAGATCCAGCGTCATCGCGGCGAGCAGCAACGGCGAATCAAGCACGAACCGTAGTCCAGCCGACAATGAGCCCCATCCCCACTCATGCTTTGTGGCTTCAGCGGGTTCGTCCCGCGGCAGAAACAGAGTGATTGCAAAACAAACAGCCAAACACAGCGCCGACATCAGATACGACCAGGCCACGTCGAAGACGATCAATAGCCCCGACACGGCCGGGCCAACCCACGCTGCCGTCTCGAACAGGCTGCTCATCCAGGCAAATGCGTTTGAAAATGCGACTCGGGGAACAAGATTCGGCACGATCGACGACCTGGCGGGCCTCGCGAATGTCAGTGCCGTCGCATTGATGCCAAGTAGCGACAGCGTCACCACTAGCGACAACCCTTCGGGATTCCACGCCCGCAGCACGGCCAGCGCCGCGGGACAGAGCGCCAAGGGAACCTGTGTGACTAGCAGAACCCGTTTTCGGCTGAACCGATCCGCAATGTGCCCGGCCGGAAGCGCAAACAGAATCACGGGAATTGCGTTGATCAGCCCGACCAGTCCGATGACGAACGCATCCTTGGTTTGCTGATAGACATCCCATTGCACGGTTGCGGACAAGACCTGGCTGCCAACCACGGCAAGTACGTAGCTCACTGCAAAGCGTCGAAACGACGCATACCGAAAAGCTTCATACGGATCATGTTTCACTGGCTGGAACGTTGGCCCATTCACCATCACGCAACATTTTCATCCTGACAGGTCTACCCCGTCGTTTTCAATTTGGTTGTGCGAGCAAGTCGACGAGCGGCCATTCACCAGGATTTCGCGGGATGCTCAAAGCCTTTCATAATCCACAGGTCCAAGCCCAGTGTCCTCTTAACCACGGGATCTTTTTGCTTCTCGTCCCATTTGAGGTAAGTCCGGCATCGGACCAATGATT
This genomic interval from Schlesneria paludicola DSM 18645 contains the following:
- a CDS encoding protein adenylyltransferase SelO, with the protein product MIWKRHGRNGIVNRNSVVAEQNPVGWRFDNTYAQLPDVFFAPAKPVTVSSPRVVILNHRLAEELGLELNSISQEAAAALFAGQDLPSGSRPIAQAYAGHQFGNFTMLGDGRAILLGEHRSRSGQLVDIQLKGAGQTSYSRRGDGRAALGPMLREYIISEAMFALGIPTTRSLAVVTTGEPVYRETKLPGAILTRVAASHIRVGTFEYTAATQNETNLRILADYTIHRHYPELANSPSRYSDFLRAVVDRQAALIAQWLLVGFIHGVMNTDNMAISGESIDYGPCAFMNAYLPETVFSSIDRSGRYAYGNQPAIAQWNLTRFAETLIPLIAPEQEQAIAIATEILNEYPALFEQYRLAGMRTKLGLQNAETGDLELAQSLLRWMQKVGADFTKTFRDLSETALPIGDRYEDPDFQEWQSQWQHRLSRENRSNDVARAAMRGVNPAIIPRNHRVEEALAAVQDHNDLSVLQQLLAALASPYESRPDFERYQEAPSDDGGYRTFCGT
- a CDS encoding MFS transporter, with protein sequence MVNGPTFQPVKHDPYEAFRYASFRRFAVSYVLAVVGSQVLSATVQWDVYQQTKDAFVIGLVGLINAIPVILFALPAGHIADRFSRKRVLLVTQVPLALCPAALAVLRAWNPEGLSLVVTLSLLGINATALTFARPARSSIVPNLVPRVAFSNAFAWMSSLFETAAWVGPAVSGLLIVFDVAWSYLMSALCLAVCFAITLFLPRDEPAEATKHEWGWGSLSAGLRFVLDSPLLLAAMTLDLLAVLLGGATYLLPVFAERLGVQSIGYGWMRAAPALGAFMMAVLQAHRTPTMRAGRTLLWSVAAFGAATIVFGLSQDFWLSLVMLFIIGASDNISVVIRQTLVQSLTPDTMRGRVSAVNQVFIGASNELGGLESGVTAKLFGPIASVVGGGIGTILVVVGVAKKWPQIRQLRSLKELHAAVEAKSEHDADVVE